The Fictibacillus arsenicus genome contains a region encoding:
- a CDS encoding D-serine ammonia-lyase produces MNKVIEGKRIEEWIEAYPHLDEIIKTKEVFWINKNDASNNPNSSLSKVDIVDASERLKRFAPFIEKAFPETTPAKGIIESPLIEIPKMKRVLEKDYEIDIKGKLLLKCDSHLPISGSIKARGGIYEVLKHAEKLAIEHDMLTFSDSYAVLDYPRFKQFFSQFSIAVGSTGNLGLSIGIISARLGFKATVHMSADAKQWKKDLLRSKGVNVIEYESDYSKAVEEGRKQAASDPACYFIDDENSKDLFLGYAVAGSRLKKQLDEMNISVNEEHPLFVYLPCGVGGGPGGITFGLKMEFGEHVHCFFAEPTHSPCFLIGQMTGLQDKISVQELGIDNITDADGLAVGRPSSFVGNMIGHQLSGCYTIQDERLYSFLRTLADQENIYFEPSALAGFYGPIQLHSHRDGQEYVTKHKLQEKMESGSHIVWGTGGNMVPSEVMKEYYQKGFTIN; encoded by the coding sequence ATGAACAAGGTAATCGAGGGAAAAAGAATTGAAGAATGGATAGAAGCTTATCCACATCTAGATGAAATAATAAAAACAAAAGAAGTTTTCTGGATCAATAAAAATGATGCTTCCAATAACCCGAATTCCTCTTTAAGTAAAGTGGACATTGTCGATGCTTCAGAACGTTTAAAAAGGTTTGCTCCATTCATTGAAAAAGCCTTTCCTGAAACGACTCCAGCTAAAGGGATCATCGAGTCTCCTCTTATTGAAATCCCAAAAATGAAAAGAGTTCTGGAAAAAGATTATGAGATTGATATAAAAGGCAAGCTCCTATTAAAATGTGATAGTCACTTACCTATATCAGGGTCCATAAAGGCAAGAGGCGGAATCTATGAAGTACTAAAACATGCAGAAAAACTTGCCATTGAACACGATATGCTTACTTTTTCAGATTCATATGCAGTCTTAGATTATCCAAGATTCAAACAATTTTTCTCTCAATTCTCAATTGCAGTTGGTTCAACAGGTAACTTAGGATTAAGTATTGGTATTATAAGTGCTCGTTTAGGTTTTAAAGCGACTGTACATATGTCTGCGGATGCGAAACAGTGGAAAAAAGACCTATTGAGGAGCAAGGGAGTTAACGTGATAGAGTATGAGTCAGACTACAGCAAAGCAGTTGAAGAGGGACGAAAACAGGCAGCTTCGGATCCTGCTTGTTATTTTATTGATGATGAAAACTCTAAGGATCTCTTTTTAGGATATGCTGTAGCGGGTTCAAGATTAAAAAAGCAACTTGATGAAATGAATATTTCGGTTAACGAAGAACATCCGTTATTTGTTTATCTTCCTTGTGGGGTTGGTGGAGGACCCGGAGGAATCACGTTTGGTTTAAAAATGGAATTTGGTGAACATGTTCATTGTTTTTTTGCAGAACCGACACATTCGCCATGTTTTTTAATCGGTCAAATGACAGGGTTACAAGATAAAATTTCAGTACAGGAGCTTGGTATTGACAATATTACTGATGCTGATGGATTAGCAGTTGGCAGACCTTCGAGTTTTGTTGGCAACATGATTGGTCATCAGCTGAGCGGCTGCTATACCATTCAAGACGAGAGACTATATTCTTTCCTCCGAACACTTGCAGATCAGGAAAATATTTACTTTGAGCCATCTGCACTTGCAGGTTTTTATGGGCCTATTCAGCTCCATTCTCACCGGGATGGTCAAGAATACGTAACGAAACATAAATTGCAGGAAAAAATGGAAAGTGGATCACATATTGTATGGGGAACTGGGGGGAATATGGTTCCGAGTGAAGTGATGAAGGAATATTACCAAAAAGGGTTTACAATAAATTAA
- a CDS encoding DUF624 domain-containing protein, producing the protein MFSKIMSYVYVFADWFIRLLALNLLWIALTVIGLGIFGWLPATLTVIYILKSWLHQKTPVRSVKQYGSLYWKHLKKAQKLNAILVVFALVAYMDFFFFAKQSPLVASVGIGFLMSVILAVLILLLYVLPIYSEPDATLKFAVQKGLRLGMQQWGRTALTCIGLLLLIGLYYVRIDILLCFGVSLSLFWIVKVTKAVNIESGADPKGM; encoded by the coding sequence GTGTTCTCAAAAATAATGTCATACGTATATGTATTTGCCGATTGGTTTATAAGACTATTAGCGCTGAATCTATTATGGATAGCTTTAACGGTTATTGGGCTTGGTATATTTGGTTGGCTGCCTGCGACATTAACCGTAATCTATATTTTGAAAAGCTGGCTGCACCAAAAAACTCCTGTGCGTTCCGTAAAGCAATACGGGAGTTTATATTGGAAGCACTTAAAAAAGGCGCAAAAATTGAACGCGATTCTGGTCGTGTTCGCGCTGGTTGCATACATGGACTTCTTTTTCTTTGCAAAGCAAAGCCCGCTTGTAGCAAGTGTGGGGATCGGGTTTTTGATGAGTGTCATCCTGGCCGTTTTGATCTTGCTGCTGTATGTGCTGCCGATCTATAGTGAGCCTGATGCAACGTTGAAATTTGCTGTGCAGAAAGGACTTAGATTGGGGATGCAGCAGTGGGGAAGAACGGCTTTAACTTGTATCGGATTGTTGCTTTTAATCGGTCTCTATTATGTACGTATAGATATACTTCTCTGTTTTGGGGTGAGTTTGTCGCTGTTTTGGATTGTAAAAGTGACGAAAGCAGTAAATATAGAAAGTGGGGCTGATCCAAAAGGAATGTAG
- the menC gene encoding o-succinylbenzoate synthase, translated as MEIENIDLHRLKMPLKTPFETSFGRLTYKDFLVVCVNGEGQTGYGESVSLPFPIYNEETTDTVKYMLKEFFIPKLLKLDGIDHPEQLQSIFKPIRRNQMAKAAIEGAVWDLYCKKKGISLSEALGGTKKEIDVGVSIGIEPGIPEVLEKVETFINQGYKKIKLKIKPGFDLEPIAAIRDRFGSDIPLMADANSAYTLEDIHLLRQLDPFHLMMIEQPLAHDDIIDHVKLQSELSTPICLDESIHSYEDARKAIEIGACKIINIKIGRVGGLAEAVKIHDLCKSNGIPVWCGGMLEAGIGRAHNIALSSLDNFLIPGDTSASNRYWETDIVTPEVDFLRPGTLAVPDGYGIGYEINEKVMEKYRLETESFSKEKSIY; from the coding sequence ATGGAAATTGAAAACATCGATCTGCATCGGTTAAAAATGCCTTTAAAAACACCTTTTGAAACAAGTTTTGGAAGATTGACCTACAAAGATTTTTTGGTGGTATGTGTGAATGGTGAAGGTCAAACAGGATATGGGGAGAGTGTATCATTGCCTTTCCCTATCTATAATGAAGAAACAACTGACACTGTAAAATATATGCTTAAAGAATTCTTCATCCCTAAGCTCCTGAAACTTGATGGGATCGATCATCCCGAACAATTGCAGTCTATTTTTAAACCCATTCGTCGTAATCAAATGGCAAAAGCTGCGATTGAAGGTGCTGTATGGGACTTGTATTGCAAGAAAAAAGGAATATCTCTTTCTGAAGCCTTAGGGGGAACCAAGAAAGAAATTGATGTAGGTGTAAGTATTGGGATTGAGCCCGGAATACCTGAAGTTTTAGAGAAGGTAGAAACATTTATTAATCAGGGCTATAAAAAGATCAAGCTGAAGATTAAACCTGGTTTCGACTTAGAACCGATAGCAGCTATAAGGGACCGGTTCGGGTCTGATATCCCGCTCATGGCTGATGCAAACTCTGCTTATACCCTTGAAGATATCCATTTGTTAAGACAACTTGATCCTTTTCATTTAATGATGATTGAGCAGCCACTTGCTCATGATGACATTATTGATCACGTGAAATTGCAAAGTGAACTCTCAACACCTATCTGCTTGGATGAAAGTATCCATTCCTATGAAGATGCAAGAAAAGCAATTGAAATTGGAGCTTGTAAAATAATCAACATTAAAATTGGACGCGTTGGTGGTTTGGCAGAGGCAGTAAAAATACACGATTTATGTAAGAGTAATGGAATCCCCGTATGGTGTGGCGGCATGCTTGAGGCAGGTATCGGACGTGCCCATAACATTGCACTTTCATCATTGGATAATTTTCTTATTCCTGGTGACACTTCTGCCTCAAACCGGTATTGGGAAACAGATATTGTTACACCAGAGGTTGATTTCCTTCGTCCTGGAACATTAGCTGTTCCTGATGGTTATGGAATAGGATATGAGATCAACGAAAAAGTAATGGAGAAATATAGGCTGGAAACCGAATCATTCTCAAAAGAAAAGTCTATCTATTAA
- a CDS encoding MurR/RpiR family transcriptional regulator, with protein MKQLKERIRINFEQLTKRQQIVAKYISDNTEKVAFYTAKELGDITNTSESTVIRFCYNLGFSGYSDLQKLIQDTVLSEKQKAPLENYLNSTGSIIQSNHLVEHTLTEDIAYISKLSSSINEEYLQSIIKKIIDSENRFVVGFRSSHAPASWLTFSLNVVIGKTQMYRGDTDDAIYLISQITDKSLVIAFSLPRYTQETVTFVKAAKKKGATILAITDDELSPVGIHADYILKVETPSPSALKGMPIIFSLLNVLVNGVAVTGWDEVQKRLEEYENISQDFSPFVKPD; from the coding sequence ATGAAACAGCTTAAAGAAAGAATCAGAATTAACTTCGAACAATTAACAAAAAGGCAACAAATCGTTGCTAAATATATAAGTGACAATACCGAAAAAGTTGCTTTTTATACAGCTAAGGAACTAGGAGATATAACTAACACGAGTGAATCGACGGTAATACGTTTTTGCTACAACCTTGGATTTTCCGGTTACAGCGATCTGCAAAAACTGATCCAAGACACCGTTTTAAGCGAAAAACAAAAGGCACCACTAGAAAACTATCTGAATTCCACTGGTTCAATCATACAAAGCAATCATCTTGTAGAACACACACTGACTGAAGACATAGCTTATATCAGCAAACTATCTTCTTCTATAAATGAAGAATACTTACAGTCTATTATTAAAAAAATAATAGATTCAGAGAACCGTTTTGTAGTGGGATTCAGAAGTTCACATGCACCAGCTAGCTGGCTCACATTCAGTTTGAATGTCGTGATTGGCAAAACCCAAATGTATCGAGGTGATACAGATGATGCGATCTATTTAATATCACAGATTACAGATAAAAGTTTAGTAATCGCATTCTCCCTCCCTCGCTATACACAAGAGACCGTAACCTTTGTTAAAGCAGCCAAGAAAAAAGGAGCAACTATACTCGCTATAACAGATGACGAACTTTCACCGGTTGGTATTCATGCAGATTATATATTGAAAGTGGAGACCCCTTCCCCATCTGCTTTGAAAGGGATGCCTATTATTTTTTCACTTCTCAATGTATTAGTTAACGGAGTAGCCGTTACTGGATGGGATGAAGTACAAAAGAGATTGGAAGAATACGAGAATATAAGCCAAGACTTCTCCCCTTTTGTAAAACCGGATTAA
- a CDS encoding sugar phosphate isomerase/epimerase family protein: MKFAASSKIFWDYSLEETLKMVKQLGLDGLEINCRPPHFHMEWTEQDFRRIGSLAKELELEIPNLSGYMGGNRGDEEEEREFDSILEASVHLNADYIRVQVGGPNAFLADEDDYKQAAQWVNQCAYKAKLVNKKIVIELGNGTLVESSKDALKLLSYLYMDNVGFVHDAGNMFISRADYGAESIKRLGSKLYYVHVKGERRTGRLGEPGSFLSKTNRGTEYFVQSMLESGEVDHTPVFRALIEQQYNGWVTLECHAPLPPFDRVKQDYEYVKRLLTQLEKVSAEE; encoded by the coding sequence ATGAAGTTTGCAGCGTCTAGTAAAATATTCTGGGACTATTCACTCGAAGAAACGTTGAAGATGGTAAAACAATTAGGGCTGGACGGCTTAGAGATCAACTGCCGTCCCCCTCATTTTCATATGGAATGGACAGAGCAAGACTTTCGCAGAATAGGTAGTCTTGCCAAAGAATTAGAACTCGAGATTCCCAATTTGTCAGGATATATGGGCGGAAATAGAGGAGATGAAGAAGAGGAGAGAGAATTTGATAGCATACTAGAAGCTTCTGTACACTTAAATGCAGATTATATCAGGGTGCAAGTGGGTGGCCCTAACGCTTTTCTAGCGGATGAAGATGATTATAAACAAGCCGCACAATGGGTAAATCAATGTGCGTATAAAGCAAAACTAGTAAATAAGAAAATTGTAATTGAGTTAGGTAATGGCACGTTAGTAGAAAGCTCTAAAGACGCCTTGAAACTCTTAAGCTATCTTTACATGGATAATGTCGGTTTCGTTCATGATGCCGGAAATATGTTTATCTCGCGTGCTGATTATGGAGCAGAGTCGATTAAACGATTAGGTTCTAAGCTTTATTATGTTCACGTAAAAGGTGAGAGACGGACCGGACGCCTAGGAGAGCCAGGCAGTTTTTTAAGCAAAACAAATAGAGGAACAGAATATTTTGTTCAGTCGATGCTTGAGAGCGGAGAGGTAGATCATACCCCAGTTTTCCGAGCATTAATTGAACAGCAATATAACGGCTGGGTGACATTGGAGTGTCACGCACCATTGCCGCCGTTTGATCGAGTCAAACAAGATTACGAATATGTGAAAAGATTATTAACACAGTTGGAGAAAGTTTCAGCAGAGGAGTAA
- the panF gene encoding sodium/pantothenate symporter, giving the protein MKWDVLIPIVLSLIVTFLIGGILHKYIKVKTTSFQEDYFIGGRSLGPFVLTFTLLASAASAGTFIGSPGVAYNSGFSWVLILLTQVGMGVYILGILGKKFAIVARKINAVTLTDFFRERYQSKAVVLGSSIGVILFISAYMVAQFVGGARILESITGLPYKTGLIIFGLAVVLYTVYGGFRAVAITDAIQGIIMIFGGVLLWIFFLVKTEGFSGLIGKLATEHPEMVELPGPSGATPLMLFSYFMLFGIAAIGLPHASVRGMTFKNTESMHKSIIYSGLVMALFSIGFATLGPFVKVLYPDISVPDMALPTLILDIMPGWVAGIVLSAPLAAIMSTVNSMLLVTSASVVKDIYLNYINPNASEKKISKLSYFTTLIIGVGVVLFALTPPDYLQYLVVYAIGGLEATFFAPIVFGLYWKRATTWGAIVSMYAGLISYVVLGELYPNPFGMQTIVTATGLSILIMIIVSYLTPQPSQQIINKFWGMQKNSSTIKKAIG; this is encoded by the coding sequence ATGAAATGGGATGTTCTCATACCGATAGTTCTTTCTTTAATTGTTACATTTTTAATTGGAGGTATACTCCATAAATATATAAAAGTTAAAACCACTAGTTTCCAGGAGGACTACTTTATAGGTGGACGCTCTCTAGGCCCATTTGTGTTAACCTTTACTCTTTTAGCTTCAGCAGCTAGTGCGGGTACTTTTATTGGCTCTCCGGGAGTGGCCTATAATTCCGGATTTAGCTGGGTGCTTATTTTACTTACACAAGTAGGAATGGGTGTTTATATTCTAGGAATTCTCGGGAAGAAGTTTGCTATTGTGGCGAGAAAAATTAATGCGGTCACTTTAACGGACTTTTTTAGGGAAAGGTATCAAAGTAAAGCCGTTGTATTAGGCAGTTCAATAGGAGTTATTCTTTTCATCAGTGCTTATATGGTCGCGCAGTTTGTAGGTGGCGCAAGGATTCTTGAGTCTATTACAGGATTACCTTATAAAACAGGATTAATAATATTTGGATTGGCAGTTGTTCTTTATACAGTCTACGGCGGTTTTAGAGCAGTGGCAATAACCGATGCGATCCAGGGTATCATCATGATCTTTGGAGGAGTCCTCCTTTGGATATTCTTTTTGGTTAAAACGGAAGGATTTAGCGGTTTAATTGGCAAGCTGGCTACGGAACATCCTGAGATGGTTGAATTGCCAGGACCTTCTGGAGCAACCCCATTAATGCTTTTTTCTTATTTCATGCTTTTCGGAATTGCTGCCATTGGATTACCGCATGCTTCCGTTAGAGGAATGACCTTTAAAAATACGGAATCCATGCATAAATCGATTATCTACAGCGGATTAGTTATGGCATTATTTAGTATCGGATTCGCTACTCTCGGTCCATTCGTAAAGGTATTATATCCAGATATTTCAGTACCGGACATGGCATTACCAACATTAATACTGGATATTATGCCAGGATGGGTAGCTGGAATCGTTTTATCAGCACCACTTGCAGCTATTATGTCAACAGTCAACTCTATGCTGCTCGTTACCAGTGCTTCAGTTGTTAAAGATATTTATTTAAACTATATCAATCCAAATGCTAGTGAAAAGAAGATTTCAAAGCTTTCCTATTTTACTACGCTCATTATCGGAGTTGGTGTCGTTTTATTTGCCCTAACCCCACCCGACTATCTGCAATACCTTGTGGTGTATGCAATCGGTGGTCTTGAGGCTACTTTTTTTGCTCCTATTGTTTTTGGTCTATATTGGAAGAGGGCCACTACATGGGGGGCAATCGTTTCAATGTACGCAGGATTAATTAGCTATGTTGTTCTTGGCGAGTTGTATCCCAATCCATTCGGAATGCAAACTATTGTGACAGCTACAGGACTTTCCATTCTAATCATGATAATAGTAAGCTATTTGACGCCTCAACCGTCTCAACAAATTATTAATAAATTCTGGGGTATGCAAAAAAACAGCTCAACTATTAAGAAAGCTATTGGATGA
- a CDS encoding YhdT family protein, which yields MREQEEFVEDPRFAQCNKEMWATLGLFVVNILLVGGISLWFGLNKSAESMRYILGFPAWFFWGCLVGTIVFCILPYFMIKVFFKDMSIEAEDER from the coding sequence TTGAGAGAACAAGAAGAATTCGTAGAAGATCCCCGATTCGCACAATGTAACAAGGAAATGTGGGCTACTTTAGGCTTGTTTGTTGTCAACATCCTTCTAGTCGGTGGTATTTCTTTATGGTTTGGACTTAATAAATCGGCTGAATCAATGAGATATATTCTTGGTTTTCCTGCTTGGTTCTTCTGGGGATGTTTAGTCGGAACCATTGTTTTTTGTATTCTTCCCTATTTTATGATCAAGGTATTTTTTAAAGATATGTCTATTGAAGCTGAGGATGAAAGGTAG
- a CDS encoding N-acyl-D-amino-acid deacylase family protein, producing MLDYIIKNGHVYDGTENPWTKSDIGIKDGIISRIGDLSSENAKQVIQAEKLAVTPGFIDTHVHSDLLCTKPEIHKIKVLQGVTTELFGQDGISVAPVSETTKPLWQKQLKGLNGDIGDWPWNTIEEYLNFLDHSDIAGNATYLVPHGAVRTLVMGFDGRKATTEEMIQMRELVEEGMKQGAVGLSSGLVYPPNVYSCKEELIEICKGASKYDGCFVVHIRNESNKSLEALEEVIDVARQSGVRLHVSHFKVAGKVNRKKYEQALIRMDEARNEGIEVTFDQYPYTAGSTVFHAILPPWMHSGGTSNLLEKLKDSEVQARIKDDFKNNSDFENWVLNCGWENIVLTSVTTENNRWVEGKNMIKIAESLNLEPADAAFKLLLEENGGITMLIHWGDEEVITGGMKHPLQIVGSDGIFGGKPHPRLYGTYPRVLGHFVREKQALTLEQAIRKMTGAPSQLLRLKNRGLLREGYAADIVIFDPQTIQDNATYEDPLQEPTGIHYVFVNGQLAAENGNYLGVTAGRVLRRESEYAKNISV from the coding sequence ATGTTAGATTATATTATTAAAAATGGACATGTTTATGACGGAACGGAAAATCCTTGGACAAAATCTGATATTGGAATTAAAGACGGTATCATTAGCAGAATTGGTGATTTATCCAGTGAGAATGCAAAACAAGTGATTCAGGCAGAAAAACTTGCTGTAACTCCCGGTTTTATTGACACGCACGTTCATTCAGACCTTCTTTGTACGAAACCTGAAATTCATAAAATCAAAGTTTTACAAGGAGTTACTACAGAGTTATTTGGACAGGATGGTATTTCAGTAGCTCCAGTATCTGAAACAACCAAACCTCTTTGGCAGAAGCAACTTAAAGGGTTAAACGGTGATATAGGAGATTGGCCTTGGAATACAATTGAAGAATACCTAAATTTTTTAGATCACTCAGATATAGCCGGGAATGCCACTTACCTCGTTCCTCACGGGGCTGTACGTACATTAGTTATGGGCTTTGACGGAAGAAAAGCCACCACAGAAGAAATGATTCAAATGAGGGAGTTGGTTGAAGAAGGGATGAAACAAGGCGCTGTCGGTCTTTCATCCGGACTTGTCTACCCTCCAAACGTTTACTCATGCAAAGAAGAACTGATTGAAATCTGCAAAGGCGCCTCAAAATATGATGGTTGTTTTGTTGTCCACATTCGTAATGAAAGTAATAAGTCTTTGGAAGCACTAGAGGAAGTCATTGATGTGGCAAGACAGTCGGGTGTGAGACTTCATGTTTCCCATTTTAAAGTTGCAGGAAAAGTGAATCGTAAAAAATATGAACAGGCTCTTATCAGAATGGATGAAGCAAGGAATGAAGGGATAGAAGTAACGTTTGACCAATACCCTTATACAGCCGGGTCAACCGTTTTTCATGCTATCTTACCTCCATGGATGCATTCGGGCGGAACTTCAAACTTGCTTGAAAAATTAAAGGATTCCGAAGTACAGGCTAGGATAAAAGATGATTTTAAAAATAACTCAGACTTTGAAAATTGGGTGTTGAATTGCGGATGGGAGAATATAGTCCTTACTTCTGTTACAACAGAAAACAATCGCTGGGTGGAAGGGAAGAACATGATTAAAATAGCTGAATCATTAAATCTTGAACCTGCTGATGCTGCATTCAAACTCCTCCTTGAAGAAAATGGCGGAATTACTATGCTTATTCATTGGGGTGATGAAGAAGTTATTACGGGTGGTATGAAGCATCCTTTGCAAATTGTAGGTTCGGACGGAATCTTCGGAGGTAAACCTCACCCACGATTGTATGGGACGTATCCAAGAGTGTTGGGACACTTTGTCAGAGAGAAACAAGCCCTTACACTTGAACAAGCCATACGGAAAATGACCGGTGCACCTTCCCAATTGCTGCGTTTGAAAAATAGAGGTCTCCTGCGAGAAGGTTATGCAGCAGATATTGTTATTTTTGATCCGCAAACTATACAGGATAATGCTACTTATGAAGACCCGTTACAGGAACCAACTGGAATTCACTATGTTTTTGTTAATGGTCAATTAGCAGCTGAGAACGGAAATTATTTAGGGGTAACCGCTGGGAGAGTGTTACGACGGGAGTCTGAATATGCTAAAAACATATCAGTTTAA
- a CDS encoding M20 peptidase aminoacylase family protein, whose amino-acid sequence MKAIKRWTNHKSQLIFDIFNYLNTNPEVSWKEEKTKEFILKEAQKLDFEVETFENHCGVVLNWYGEENGRTIALRADMDALWQNVDGKWKANHSCGHDAHMTMTLAAAHCLKQLGFKPLSGNVKFIFQPAEETGKGALALIQNKAIDNVDYLLGIHVRPKIEMNMSQASPAIYHGAAALLKGTIKGVQAHGSRPNYGINVIDSLGSIISAVNAVKVDPTIPSSVKVTQVHAGGSNINIIPDEATFCIDVRSQTNKSMEELLRKVNSAVLYAGKANGAEVNLEISAQMAAANRSTEMEAIISSVITDILGTEALVPPPVTPGGEDFHFYTTEYPNLKATMIGLGTDLKPGLHHPTMTFNHDSIINGTALLAASIIKLFEHTGNKAVYDHLSIS is encoded by the coding sequence ATGAAAGCTATAAAACGCTGGACAAATCATAAAAGCCAACTCATTTTTGATATATTTAACTATTTAAATACAAATCCAGAGGTTAGTTGGAAAGAAGAAAAAACAAAGGAATTTATCCTAAAGGAAGCTCAAAAATTAGATTTTGAAGTTGAAACATTTGAAAATCATTGTGGTGTTGTCTTAAATTGGTACGGTGAAGAAAATGGAAGAACAATAGCACTTCGAGCTGACATGGATGCTTTATGGCAGAATGTTGATGGAAAGTGGAAAGCCAATCATTCATGTGGGCATGATGCCCATATGACAATGACTTTAGCCGCAGCTCATTGTTTAAAACAATTGGGCTTTAAACCGTTGTCAGGAAATGTGAAATTTATTTTTCAGCCCGCAGAAGAGACTGGAAAAGGCGCATTGGCTCTAATTCAAAATAAAGCCATAGATAATGTCGATTATTTGCTCGGTATCCATGTTCGCCCCAAAATAGAAATGAATATGTCACAAGCATCACCCGCCATTTATCATGGTGCAGCTGCTCTTTTAAAAGGAACGATAAAAGGGGTTCAGGCACATGGTTCAAGACCCAATTATGGAATTAACGTTATTGATTCATTAGGTTCCATAATCTCTGCTGTTAACGCTGTAAAAGTAGATCCTACAATACCTAGCTCAGTTAAGGTTACTCAGGTCCATGCAGGTGGAAGTAATATCAATATTATTCCGGATGAAGCTACATTTTGTATAGATGTACGGTCACAAACAAACAAATCCATGGAAGAACTCCTTAGGAAAGTAAATTCTGCGGTTTTATATGCTGGTAAAGCCAATGGTGCAGAAGTGAATTTAGAAATTAGTGCTCAAATGGCTGCAGCAAATCGGAGCACTGAAATGGAGGCTATTATTAGTTCTGTTATTACTGATATCCTTGGAACTGAAGCACTTGTCCCTCCTCCTGTCACACCTGGCGGAGAAGATTTTCATTTTTATACGACCGAGTATCCTAATTTAAAAGCAACAATGATTGGGTTAGGAACTGATCTAAAGCCAGGACTCCACCATCCAACTATGACTTTCAATCACGACTCTATAATAAATGGCACCGCGTTACTCGCCGCTTCCATTATTAAGCTGTTTGAACATACAGGGAACAAAGCGGTGTATGATCATCTTAGTATCTCATAG
- a CDS encoding GNAT family N-acetyltransferase has product MLKTYQFKEIKELHHLQEAVKLQMETWGKEVISSLPHLVAAIHNGGCVIGVLEDERLIGFCYGFPGISETHPKPYLVSHMMAIHPDYQNQKLGEKLKFKQREWAIDKGYERMNWTFDPLEIKNGYLNLTKLGGHVKTYIKSYYGEMNDKLNKGTPSDRFLLEWELQSPVVIEASKGQKNTSPRWNNYPLFLNFSLNGEIPHAESIKKLSDESGVLVPVPKQIQRLKKISPETAFNWRMEIRNAVTKLLSNDYILRGVLLDTEIGYYVFEKSGVNLNESYKTLDKS; this is encoded by the coding sequence ATGCTAAAAACATATCAGTTTAAAGAAATAAAAGAACTGCATCATTTACAGGAAGCAGTTAAACTTCAAATGGAAACATGGGGAAAAGAAGTGATATCTTCTCTTCCCCACTTAGTAGCTGCCATTCATAACGGAGGTTGTGTAATTGGTGTTCTGGAAGATGAACGTTTAATCGGTTTTTGTTATGGTTTTCCCGGTATTAGTGAAACACATCCAAAACCTTATTTAGTTTCACACATGATGGCTATACATCCTGACTATCAGAATCAAAAACTAGGTGAAAAATTAAAGTTTAAACAAAGGGAATGGGCCATAGATAAGGGCTACGAAAGAATGAATTGGACCTTTGACCCGTTAGAAATTAAGAATGGTTATCTTAACCTTACAAAGCTAGGTGGTCATGTAAAAACGTATATCAAATCCTATTATGGCGAGATGAATGACAAGCTTAACAAGGGTACGCCTTCTGATCGATTCCTGTTGGAATGGGAACTGCAATCTCCTGTTGTTATTGAGGCTTCTAAAGGACAAAAAAACACTTCACCTCGGTGGAATAACTATCCCTTATTTTTAAATTTCTCACTAAATGGAGAAATACCACATGCAGAGAGTATTAAAAAACTTTCTGATGAAAGTGGAGTTTTAGTTCCCGTACCTAAACAGATTCAAAGACTGAAAAAAATATCCCCTGAAACAGCCTTCAACTGGCGAATGGAGATTAGAAATGCAGTTACAAAACTTCTCTCTAACGATTACATCTTAAGGGGTGTTTTATTAGACACGGAAATTGGCTATTATGTCTTTGAAAAATCAGGGGTGAATTTAAATGAAAGCTATAAAACGCTGGACAAATCATAA